In Monodelphis domestica isolate mMonDom1 chromosome 4, mMonDom1.pri, whole genome shotgun sequence, one DNA window encodes the following:
- the PPP1R14A gene encoding protein phosphatase 1 regulatory subunit 14A has translation MAAQRLGKRVLSKLQSPSRAGGSAGGSPGGLQKRHARVTVKYDRRELQRRLDVEKWIDGRLEELYQGREEDMPDEVNIDELLELESEEERSKKIQGILKACRNPTEDFARELLLKLRGLHKQPGVPRGSPSDDSDGGGMSPVQDQARTAPR, from the exons ATGGCAGCTCAGCGGCTCGGCAAGCGGGTCCTGAGCAAGCTGCAGTCACCCTCCCGGGCCGGGGGCAGTGCTGGTGGTAGCCCTGGGGGTCTGCAGAAGCGACACGCCCGAGTCACGGTCAAGTACGACCGGCGGGAGCTACAGAGGCGGCTGGACGTAGAAAAGTGGATCGACGGACGCCTGGAGGAACTGTACCAGGGCCGG GAGGAAGACATGCCTGATGAGGTCAACATTGATGAGTTATTGGAACTAGAGAGTGAAGAGGAGAGAAGCAAAAAAATTCAG GGAATCTTGAAGGCCTGCAGGAACCCCACAGAG GATTTTGCCAGGGAGCTGCTCCTGAAACTCCGGGGGCTTCACAAGCAGCCTGGTGTTCCCCGGGGCAGTCCCTCAGATGATTCGGATGGGGGGGGCATGAGCCCAGTCCAGGATCAAGCCAGAACTGCCCCTCGCTGA